One window from the genome of Anser cygnoides isolate HZ-2024a breed goose chromosome 8, Taihu_goose_T2T_genome, whole genome shotgun sequence encodes:
- the CYP2J2 gene encoding cytochrome P450 2J2, with protein MELQLWPVLVYLLEKLKSWMLLVILVTFLLIIDFVRKRRPRNFPPGPQLFPFVGTIVDLRQPLHLEMQKLSARYGNIFSVQFGSLTFVVVSGYQMVREALVHQAEIFADRPNIPLLQEIFRGFGLISSNGHIWRQQRKFASATLKSIAVSFEEKVQEESRYLVEAIEEEKGQPFDPHYKINSAVSNIICSITFGNRFDYHDNNFQELLHLLAETLLLIGSFWGQLYNAFPLIMRWLPGPFQKIFRHWEKLQHFVKGVIAKHKEELDQSESGDYIHCYLKEIEKFKGDTSSYFHEENLLCCTLDLFLTGTETTATAIRWALLYMAAYPHIQEKVQLEIDAVIGQCRQPTVEDKEHMPYTSAVLSEVLRMGNIVPLGVPRMSTSDTTLAGFHLPKGTTVMTSLTSIMFDKNVWETPDTFNPEHFLENGQYRRREAFLPFSAGKRACPGEQLARTELFIFFTTLLQKFTFQVPASAKLSFAFMLSLTRCPKPFQLCALPRCSSQLPMLRFLWDSISFQVLFIFLFVFLLVADYMKRRKPKDFPPSPFSFPFVGNMQFLNLRDPQATMQKLIDKYGNIFSMETGRQRSVVVNGLQLVKEVLVTQGDNFLDRPEVPIDAEIFSSLGLISSNGHLWKQQRRFTLTTFRNFGLGKRSLEERIQEECRFLADVFREEQGNPFNPHFKINNAVSNVICSIIFGNRFEYHDEKYQKLLQLMEDTVRLHGTIMSQLYNFFPTIVKYLPGSHQNIFRNWKLMKSFVIEKINKHKEDWNPSESRDFIDSYLEEMAKPNGSNLREENLVACTLDLLFAGTETTSTTIRWALLYMAMYPEIQARVQAEIDAVIGQSRQPALEDRNKMPYTNAVIHEVQRKSNIIPFNVPRLTVKDTVLAGFCVPKGTVMIPNLTSVMFDKEEWETPDTFNPEHFLKDGQFRKREAFMPFSIGKRACLGELLARTELFLFFTTLLQKFTIQAPPDTTLSLQFKLGITLAPHPYKICAVPR; from the exons ATGGAGCTTCAGCTTTGGCCTGTTTTGGTTTATCTGTTGGAAAAGCTGAAGAGTTGGATGCTCTTGGTGATTCTTGTCACATTCCTTTTGATTATTGACTTTGTGAGAAAGAGACGTCCCAGGAATTTCCCTCCAGGGCCACAGCTCTTTCCTTTTGTGGGAACCATTGTGGACTTAAGGCAGCCCCTCCATCTTGAGATGCAGAAG CTTTCCGCTCGCTACGGGAACATTTTCAGCGTGCAGTTTGGAAGTCTGACTTTTGTGGTAGTCAGCGGGTACCAGATGGTGAGAGAAGCTCTTGTCCACCAGGCTGAAATATTTGCAGATCGGCCAAATATTCCACTTCTCCAAGAAATTTTTAGAGGCTTTG GGCTCATATCATCAAATGGGCATATATGGAGGCAGCAGAGAAAGTTTGCTTCAGCAACACTGAAAAGCATTGCTGTAAGTTTTGAGGAAAAAGTGCAAGAGGAGAGCCGGTATCTTGTGGAAGCAATCGAGGAAGAGAAAG GACAACCATTTGACCCTCATTACAAAATTAACAGCGCTGTTTCAAACATTATCTGTTCCATAACTTTTGGGAACCGGTTCGACTACCACGACAACAACTTCCAGGAATTGCTGCACTTGCTTGCGGAAACACTGCTGCTCATAGGAAGTTTCTGGGGCCAG CTGTACAATGCTTTTCCTTTGATAATGAGATGGCTACCAGGGCCCTTCCAGAAAATCTTCAGGCACTGGGAGaaacttcagcattttgtgAAGGGTGTGATCGCGAAACACAAGGAGGAGTTGGACCAGTCTGAGTCAGGCGACTACATTCACTGTTACCTGAAGGAAATAGAGAAG TTTAAGGGTGACACAAGCTCTTATTTCCACGAGGAAAACCTGCTCTGCTGCACCCTGGACCTCTTCCTGACCGGGACGGAGACGACGGCGACTGCCAtccgctgggctctgctctaCATGGCTGCGTACCCCCACATTCAGG AGAAAGTGCAGCTCGAAATTGACGCCGTGATCGGCCAGTGCCGCCAGCCCACCGTGGAGGACAAGGAGCACATGCCCTACACCAGCGCGGTGCTGAGCGAAGTGCTGCGGATGGGCAACATCGTGCCGCTGGGGGTGCCCAGGATGTCCACCAGCGACACCACCCTGGCTGGCTTCCACCTGCCCAAA GGCACCACGGTGATGACCAGCCTGACTTCGATAATGTTTGACAAAAACGTGTGGGAGACCCCAGACACCTTTAATCCTGAACATTTCCTGGAGAACGGCCAGTACAGGAGGCGGGAGGCTTTCCTGCCCTTCTCTGCAG GCAAGCGGGCTTGTCCGGGGGAGCAGCTGGCCAGGACTGAgctcttcatcttcttcacCACCCTGCTGCAGAAGTTCACCTTCCAGGTGCCAGCCAGTGCCAAGCTGAGCTTCGCCTTCATGCTCAGCCTCACACGCTGCCCAAAACCCTTCCAGCTCTGCGCTCTGCCTCGCtgct CATCGCAACTACCCATGCTGCGCTTCCTCTGGGACAGCATCTCCTTCCAGGTgctcttcatcttcctcttcgTCTTCCTGCTCGTCGCTGACTACATGAAGAGGAGAAAGCCCAAGGATTTCCCCCCGagccccttttccttccccttcgTGGGAAACATGCAATTTCTGAACCTCAGAGACCCTCAAGCCACGATGCAGAAG CTTATCGACAAATATGGGAACATCTTCAGCATGGAAACTGGCAGACAAAGGTCTGTGGTCGTAAATGGGCTGCAGCTGGTCAAGGAAGTCCTTGTAACCCAGGGAGACAACTTCTTGGATCGCCCTGAAGTGCCTATCGACGCAGAGATCTTCAGCAGCTTGG GGCTGATCTCCTCCAACGGGCACCTGtggaagcagcagaggaggTTCACCTTGACCACCTTCCGAAACTTtggcctggggaagaggagccTGGAGGAGCGGATACAGGAGGAGTGCAGATTCCTCGCCGACGTGTTCAGGGAGGAGCAGG ggAATCCCTTCAACCCTCACTTTAAAATCAATAATGCTGTTTCAAACGTCATCTGCTCCATCATCTTTGGCAATCGGTTTGAGTACCACGATGAGAAATACCAAAAATTGCTGCAGCTGATGGAAGACACCGTTAGACTCCACGGGACCATTATGAGCCAG CTGTACAACTTTTTCCCCACAATAGTAAAGTACCTGCCTGGATCCcaccaaaacatttttagaaactGGAAGCTGATGAAAAGTTTTGTGATTGAGAAGATCAACAAACACAAGGAGGACTGGAACCCCTCAGAGAGCCGGGACTTCATCGACAGCTACCTGGAGGAGATGGCCAAG CCCAACGGCAGCAACTTGCGTGAGGAAAATCTGGTGGCGTGCACGCTCGACCTGCTGTTTGCCGGGACTGAGACCACCTCCACTACTAtccgctgggctctgctctaTATGGCTATGTATCCCGAAATTCAAG CCCGTGTGCAGGCCGAGATCGATGCAGTCATCGGGCAGTCACGGCAACCAGCCCTGGAGGACAGGAACAAGATGCCCTACACCAACGCTGTCATCCAcgaagtgcagaggaaaagcaacATCATCCCTTTCAACGTGCCCAGACTGACAGTGAAGGACACGGTCTTGGCCGGCTTCTGTGTGCCCAAG GGCACTGTTATGATCCCAAATTTAACCTCTGTGATGTTTGACAAGGAGGAGTGGGAAACCCCAGACACTTTTAACCCTGAGCATTTCCTGAAGGATGGTCAGTTCCGGAAAAGGGAGGCTTTTATGCCATTTTCTATAG GGAAGCGTGCCTGCCTGGGCGAGCTGCTGGCGCGCACCgagctcttcctcttcttcacaaCGCTGCTCCAGAAATTCACCATCCAGGCTCCGCCGGACACCACCCTCAGCCTCCAGTTCAAGTTGGGCATAACGCTGGCACCCCATCCCTACAAGATCTGCGCCGTGCCGCGGTAG